In the Euphorbia lathyris chromosome 5, ddEupLath1.1, whole genome shotgun sequence genome, one interval contains:
- the LOC136230365 gene encoding toMV susceptible protein tm-1(GCR26)-like translates to MAIPHKIQRVFCAGTADTKLDELRFLSDSVRSSLSSLSINSSPKVEVVVVDVSVGRTEIDNFGDFSFVSRKDVLSCQTQNVLPDDRGEAVAIMSNALGNFLKKAQEDNAIAGIIGLGGSGGTSLLSSAFKLLPFGLPKMIVSTVASGLTEPYVGTSDLILFPSVVDVCGINSVSRVVLSNAGAAFAGMVIGRLKNAGKLNGVSEKLTVGITMFGVTTPCVNAVKERLVKEGYETLVFHATGVGGRAMESLVRQGLIQGVLDITTTEVADFVVGGVMACDSSRFDTILERKVPLVLSVGALDMVNFGAKDTIPPDFKQRKIHIHNEQVSLMRTTSEENKSFAGFIADKINKSSSMVHVCLPQKGISALDAPGKPFYDPEATAALINELQRLIQTNEDRQVKVHPCHINDQEFADALVDSFLEISLKNPVYSTSHQIDIHEPTQDLHNIFDVKPRSCQTICYSPSKFPDARLETLQKTHAILQQLNTQIEKGLPIIGAGAGTGISAKFEEAGGVDLIVIYNSGRFRMAGRGSLAGLLPFADANAVVVDMANEVLPVVKEVPVLAGVCGTDPFRRMDHFLKQLESIGFSGVQNFPTVGLFDGNFRQNLEETGMGYVLEVQMIEKAHKMGLLTTPYAFNQNEATEMAKVGADIIVAHMGLTTSGNIGAKTAVSLEESVILVQAIADAAHGVNPNVIVLCHGGPISGPVEAEFVLKRTKGVHGFYGASSMERLPVEQAITSTMQKYKSISFK, encoded by the exons ATGGCCATTCCACACAAAATTCAGCGCGTTTTCTGTGCCGGGACCGCCGATACGAAGCTCGACGAACTCCGATTCCTGTCGGATTCTGTCCGATCCAGTCTCAGTTCCCTTTCCATTAACTCTTCTCCCAAG GTTGAGGTTGTGGTTGTTGATGTTTCAGTGGGTCGAACGGAAATTGATAATTTTGGGGATTTCTCATTTGTATCAAGAAAAGATGTTCTTTCATGCCAAACACAGAATGTGCTTCCTGATGATAGAGGCGAAGCGGTTGCTATAATGAGTAATGCACTTGGAAATTTCTTGAAGAAAGCTCAAGAGGATAATGCCATTGCTGGAATTATTGGCCTTGGAGGTAGTGGAGGCACTTCTTTGTTGTCATCTGCTTTTAAATTGCTTCCATTTGGATTGCCTAAGATGATTGTGTCTACTGTAGCTAGTGGTCTAACTGAACCGTATGTGGGTACTTCAGATTTGATATTGTTTCCATCTGTTGTTGATGTTTGTGGGATTAATAGTGTGAGTAGGGTTGTGTTATCAAATGCTGGAGCTGCTTTTGCTGGAATGGTGATTGGAAGGCTTAAAAATGCTGGGAAATTGAATGGTGTTAGTGAGAAATTAACTGTTGGTATTACTATGTTTGGGGTTACAACTCCATGTGTAAATGCTGTCAAAGAAAGATTAGTAAAAGAAGGTTATGAGACCCTTGTTTTCCATGCCACTGGGGTTGGGGGCAGGGCCATGGAATCTCTGGTTAGGCAGGGACTCATACAG GGTGTTTTAGACATCACAACAACAGAGGTTGCAGATTTTGTTGTTGGAGGTGTAATGGCTTGCGATAGTTCCCGCTTTGATACCATCTTGGAGAGGAAAGTTCCTTTGGTCCTGAGTGTTGGAGCTTTGGACATGGTGAATTTTGGAGCTAAGGACACAATCCCTCCTGATTTTAAACAGAGAAAGATTCATATCCACAATGAGCAG GTTTCACTCATGCGAACCACATCAGAGGAGAACAAAAGTTTTGCTGGCTTTATAGCAGATAAAATCAATAAGTCATCTTCGATGGTCCATGTTTGCCTGCCACAAAAGGGTATCTCAGCTTTGGATGCACCTGGGAAACCATTTTATGACCCTGAGGCCACTGCTGCCCTCATAAATGAATTACAGAGGTTAATACAAACAAATGAAGACCGACAG GTTAAGGTACATCCATGTCATATCAATGATCAAGAGTTTGCAGATGCACTTGTTGACTCATTTTTAGAGATCAGTTTAAAGAACCCTGTTTACTCCACTTCTCATCAAATTGATATTCATGAACCCACTCAAGACCTTCATAACATTTTCGATGTGAAACCTCGAAGTTGTCAGACAATCTGTTACAGCCCAAGCAAATTCCCAGATGCTAGGCTAG AAACTTTACAGAAGACTCATGCAATATTGCAGCAACTAAATACTCAAATAGAAAAAGGTTTGCCCATAATAGGGGCTGGTGCAGGAACTGGAATATCTGCAAAGTTTGAGGAAGCTGGTGGTGTTGACTTAATAGTAATATACAATTCAGGTCGATTTCGCATGGCAGGAAGGGGTTCCTTAGCAGGCTTATTACCGTTTGCCGATGCAAATGCAGTAGTAGTTGACATGGCTAATGAAGTCTTACCA GTTGTGAAGGAGGTACCAGTCCTTGCTGGTGTATGTGGAACTGATCCCTTTAGGCGAATGGATCACTTCCTGAAGCAGTTGGAGTCAATTGGGTTCTCTGGGGTTCAAAATTTTCCTACTGTTGGTCTGTTTGATGGTAATTTTAGACAGAATCTTGAGGAGACGGGAATGGGATATGT CCTGGAAGTACAAATGATTGAAAAAGCACACAAAATGGGTCTTTTGACAACCCCATATGCTTTCAACCAAAATGAAGCCACGGAAATGGCAAAAGTTGGTGCCGACATCATTGTGGCCCATATGGGGCTTACCACATCTGGGAATATTGGTGCAAAAACAGCTGTCTCACTGGAGGAGAGTGTAATTCTTGTGCAAGCTATTGCTGATGCTGCACATGGTGTAAATCCCAACGTTATTGTGCTTTGTCATGGAG GTCCCATATCTGGTCCTGTAGAGGCAGAATTCGTACTGAAGAGAACCAAGGGAGTTCATGGATTCTATGGTGCATCAAGCATGGAGAGACTTCCTGTTGAACAAGCTATAACAAGCACAATGCAGAAGTATAAATCAATTTCATTCAAATGA